A single window of Labrus mixtus chromosome 23, fLabMix1.1, whole genome shotgun sequence DNA harbors:
- the cnga1b gene encoding cyclic nucleotide-gated channel rod photoreceptor subunit alpha, with product MAKVVPLVPSPIARLNPPKIILLHMEEEPGEDSADDRVAQRDEPGVLFNVNNSNNNKEEDKKQKKKEKKERKEKKEKEKQEKKERKEKKQKEKEEKEKEKKAIEEAPKEITVIDPAGNTYYHWLFIITIPVMYNWTLIIARACFEELQTDYIVFWFIMDFVSDLIYIADMIFRTRTGYLEQGLLVKDEQKLRERYLQSFQFKLDMASMVPTDLLYSILGLKYPEIRLNKLLRFNRMLEFFQRTETRTNYPNALRISNLVMYIVIIIHWNACLYYSFSKAIGFGADRFVYPDPADPEFGRLVRKYAYSMYWSTLTLTTIGETPPPVENSEYFFVVTDFLVGVLIFATIVGNVGSMITNMNAARANFQARIDAIKQYMSFRKVTKDLEKRVIKWFDFLWTNKKAVDEREVLKFLPDKLRAEIAINVHLDTLKKVRIFADCEAGLLVELVLKLQPQVYSPGDYICKKGDIGREMYIIKEGKLAVVADDGIKQFVVLSDGSYFGEISILAIKGSKAGNRRTANIRSIGYSDLFCLSKDDLMEALTEYPDAKALLEEKGRQILMKDGLLDLEVAAQGPDPKEMEEKVERMTGTLDVLQTRYARLLAEHEATHSKLKHRVARLEKKLVPQSEAPPPQTP from the exons ATGGCTAAGGTAGTTCCATTAGTCCCCTCCCCCATCGCCAGATTAAATCCGCCCAAAATAATTCTACTACACATGGAGGAGGAGCCAGGTGAAGACAGCGCTGATGACCG GGTTGCTCAGAGAGACGAGCCAGGAGTTCTGTTCAACGTCAATAACAGCAATAACAACAAAGAaga ggataaaaagcagaaaaagaaagagaagaaagaaagaaaagagaagaaaga GAAGGAGaagcaggagaagaaggagagaaaggagaagaaacagaaggagaaagaagagaaggagaaggagaagaaggccATAGAGGAGGC TCCCAAGGAGATCACAGTGATTGATCCGGCAGGTAACACCTACTACCACTGGCTGTTTATAATCACCATCCCCGTCATGTACAACTGGACCCTGATCATTGCCag ggcgTGTTTTGAGGAGCTACAGACGGACTATATTGTCTTCTGGTTCATTATGGATTTTGTCTCTGACCTCATCTATATCGCTGACATGATCTTCAGAACCAGGACTG gttACCTGGAGCAGGGTCTGCTGGTAAAGGACGAGCAGAAGCTGCGTGAGCGTTACCTGCAAAGCTTCCAGTTCAAACTGGACATGGCCTCCATGGTTCCCACCGACCTGCTGTACTCGATCCTGGGCCTCAAGTACCCGGAGATCCGGCTCAATAAGCTCCTTAGGTTcaacag gaTGCTTGAGTTCTTTCAGAGGACAGAGACCAGGACTAACTACCCCAACGCCCTCCGTATCTCCAACCTGGTCATGtacatcgtcatcatcatccacTGGAACGCCTGCCTCTACTACTCCTTCTCCAAGGCCATCG GTTTCGGTGCAGATAGGTTTGTGTATCCTGACCCGGCAGATCCAGAGTTTGGGCGCCTGGTGAGGAAGTACGCTTACAGTATGTACTGGTCCACCCTGACGCTCACCACCATCGGAGAAACTCCGCCCCCTGTGGAGAACTCGGAGTACTTCTTTGTCGTTACTGACTTCCTG GTGGGCGTGCTGATCTTTGCAACCATTGTTGGTAATGTTGGTTCAATGATCACAAACATGAACGCCGCCAGAGCCAACTTCCAGGCTCGCATCGACGCCATCAAACAGTACATGAGCTTCAGAAAG gtTACCAAGGACCTGGAGAAGCGAGTGATCAAGTGGTTTGACTTCCTGTGGACCAATAAGAAAGCGGTGGATGAGAGGGAGGTGTTGAAGTTCCTGCCTGACAAGCTGAGAGCCGAGATCGCCATCAACGTCCACCTGGACACGCTGAAGAAG GTTCGTATCTTTGCGGACTGCGAGGCCGGCCTTCTGGTGGAGCTGGTGCTGAAGCTGCAGCCTCAGGTGTACAGTCCAGGTGACTACATCTGTAAGAAGGGCGACATCGGCAGAGAGATGTACATCATCAAGGAGGGGAAACTGGCTGTCGTTGCCGACGACGGAATCAAACAGTTTGTGGTCCTGAGTGACGGGAGCTACTTTGGAGAGATTAGCATCCTGGCTATCAAAG gAAGTAaggcaggaaacaggaggacgGCTAACATCAGGAGCATTGGTTATTCAGACCTCTTCTGTCTTTCCAAAGACGACCTGATGGAGGCGCTAACAGAGTACCCTGATGCTAAAGcgctgctggaggagaagggaagacagattctgatgaaggACGGGCTTCTGGACCTGGAG GTGGCAGCGCAGGGCCCCGACCccaaagagatggaggagaaggtggagcGGATGACGGGCACGTTGGACGTCCTGCAAACTCGTTACGCTCGGCTGCTGGCCGAACACGAGGCCACTCACAGCAAACTCAAACACCGAGTCGCGCGGCTCGAGAAGAAGCTGGTGCCACAGAgtgaagctccgccccctcaaACACCGTAA
- the znhit1 gene encoding zinc finger HIT domain-containing protein 1 has product MVLEKKGSARVEAGQRRVLDEATRQRRLTRQLEALEKDNFQDDPLSSLPPPGPTARLPAFNETEEPEKKRRKTRGDHFKQRFRKNFTTLLEEENLSEKEEPNYLSAAASPSSLPPRHFCCVCGFPSHYTCTTCGGRYCSSKCLITHRETRCLKWTL; this is encoded by the exons atgGTGCTGGAGAAGAAAGGCTCCG ctcGGGTGGAGGCCGGTCAGCGCAGAGTTTTGGATGAAGCCACCAGACAAAGGAGACTGACGAGGCAGCTGGAGGCTTTGGAGAAAGACAACTTCCAG gACGaccctctgtcctccctccctccccctggTCCGACTGCCCGCCTCCCCGCCTTCAACGAGACTGAAGAACCAG agaagaagaggaggaagacgaggggcGATCACTTCAAGCAGCGTTTCAGGAAAAACTTCACCaccctgctggaggaggag AACCTGTCAGAGAAGGAGGAGCCTAACTACCTTTCTGCGGCggcctctccctcctctcttccccctcGTCACTTTTGCTGCGTCTGTGGGTTTCCCTCCCACTACACCTGTACCACCTGCGGGGGGCGCTACTGCAGCAGCAAGTGTCTgataacacacagagaaaccag gtgttTGAAGTGGACGCTCTAA